Proteins from a single region of Xyrauchen texanus isolate HMW12.3.18 chromosome 7, RBS_HiC_50CHRs, whole genome shotgun sequence:
- the LOC127646993 gene encoding small ubiquitin-related modifier 3-like, translated as MADEKPKEGVKTENDHINLKVAGQDGSVVQFKIKRHTPLNKLMKAYCERQGLTMRQIRFRFDGQPINETDTPSQLEMEDEDTIDVFQQQTGGLM; from the exons ATGGCAGACGAAAAGCCAAAG GAAGGTGTGAAAACGGAGAATGACCACATTAATCTGAAAGTAGCTGGGCAAGATGGCTCTGTGGTCCAGTTCAAAATCAAGAGGCACACACCCCTCAACAAATTGATGAAAGCATATTGTGAGAGACAG GGGCTCACAATGAGGCAGATTCGGTTCCGGTTTGATGGGCAGCCAATTAATGAGACTGACACACCATCTCAG TTGGAAATGGAGGATGAAGATACAATTGATGTATTTCAACAACAAACAGGGGGCCTAATGTAA